A single region of the Nitrososphaerota archaeon genome encodes:
- a CDS encoding 2,3-bisphosphoglycerate-independent phosphoglycerate mutase codes for MKTILLICDGMADRNCKLLGGATPLEVARVKSFDIIAERGECGIMDPIAPGVIPGSDTSHLAIFGYNPYEYYSGRGAYEALGAGITLKKGDIAFRCNFATVNDNDIIIDRRAGRISGEDAKELAKALNEIDLSSFTDAKVEFYHTVEHRGVLILRGKNLSPYVSDIDIHKTGVRVPEAKPLKNTEEAKRTAEILNEYISRARVVLEDHEINVKRKSEGLLPANVILPRGAGTLPKVKSFKEKYGLKAVAIAGGTLYKGIAKALGFDIIEVEGATGTVNTNLNGKMEATIKALDNYDFVFLHIKGCDSASHDKNIKLKISMIRRIGTAFEYVLKNIDMDQTYLIITSDHTTPVEIGEHRGDPVPIAIYGPDVRTDNVKYFDEKSCAKGGLNRIRGLDIMPIITNYMGVSKIFGE; via the coding sequence ATGAAAACAATATTACTTATATGTGATGGTATGGCTGATAGAAATTGTAAATTACTTGGAGGAGCGACACCTTTAGAAGTTGCAAGAGTTAAAAGTTTTGACATAATCGCAGAAAGAGGAGAGTGTGGAATAATGGATCCAATAGCACCTGGAGTAATTCCTGGAAGTGATACATCGCATTTAGCAATTTTTGGATATAATCCATACGAATACTATTCTGGTAGAGGAGCATATGAAGCATTAGGTGCTGGAATTACATTAAAAAAAGGAGATATAGCTTTTAGATGTAATTTTGCAACAGTAAATGATAATGATATTATAATAGATAGAAGAGCTGGAAGAATAAGTGGAGAAGATGCAAAAGAACTTGCAAAAGCATTGAATGAAATAGATTTAAGTAGTTTTACAGATGCTAAAGTAGAATTTTATCACACAGTTGAACATAGAGGAGTATTGATTTTAAGAGGAAAAAATTTATCACCATATGTTTCTGATATAGATATTCATAAAACAGGCGTTAGAGTTCCAGAAGCAAAACCACTTAAGAATACTGAGGAAGCAAAAAGAACTGCTGAAATATTAAATGAATATATTTCTAGAGCTAGAGTAGTATTAGAAGATCATGAAATAAATGTAAAACGTAAAAGTGAAGGGTTATTGCCTGCAAATGTTATACTTCCTAGAGGAGCAGGAACATTGCCTAAAGTAAAATCTTTTAAAGAGAAGTATGGATTAAAAGCAGTTGCAATAGCAGGAGGGACACTTTATAAAGGAATAGCTAAAGCATTAGGGTTTGATATTATAGAAGTAGAAGGTGCAACTGGAACAGTAAATACGAATCTTAATGGAAAAATGGAAGCGACAATAAAAGCTTTGGATAATTATGATTTTGTATTTTTACATATTAAAGGGTGCGATTCAGCTAGTCATGATAAAAATATTAAATTAAAAATCTCTATGATTAGGAGAATAGGAACAGCTTTTGAATATGTATTAAAAAATATTGATATGGATCAAACATATTTGATTATAACAAGTGATCATACAACTCCAGTAGAAATTGGAGAACATAGAGGAGATCCTGTTCCTATTGCTATTTATGGTCCTGATGTTAGAACAGATAATGTTAAATATTTTGATGAAAAATCCTGTGCAAAAGGAGGTTTAAATAGAATACGTGGTTTAGATATTATGCCAATTATAACAAATTACATGGGTGTGTCAAAAATTTTTGGAGAATAA
- a CDS encoding glutamine synthetase family protein: MRQRIELHFTTLSYGLKSIEINSGKYEEILKYGKIVDGSSLEMAPIEKSDLILKPINETLVTLPWNNNVSRVLCDIYSPIGKLEEYGKEIECKYSPRYILKNNLKKLYELGYFLNASAEMEFFIMKNGKPIDEAGYLSPPPIDKSLKIREEIYNALSFFQIGVEYLHHEVSKGQSEICLNYDNALNMADKIQTFKYVAKNIVENNGYEITFMPKPFKDMNGNGMHIHLSLSNLNGKNAFYDEKNTLSKIAKNFIGGILEHAKSLAALAAPTINSYKRLVPGYEAPVNICWGPLNRSVLIRIPYFFNEKSSRIELRMPDPCCNPYLIFAGIIAAGIDGIEKEKDPGEPTYENVYEKSGMYETLPKNLNEALNELIKDNVLKNAFDNEVLNKYIEIKKKEWDEYVEIYGEWNPYEITEWEKRKYFNFI, from the coding sequence ATGAGACAAAGAATTGAACTTCATTTTACAACTTTATCTTATGGATTAAAATCTATTGAGATTAATTCAGGAAAATATGAAGAAATTTTAAAATATGGAAAAATAGTAGATGGCTCATCATTAGAAATGGCTCCAATAGAAAAGAGCGATTTAATATTAAAACCTATAAATGAAACTTTAGTAACACTTCCATGGAATAATAATGTAAGTAGAGTTTTATGCGATATATATTCTCCAATAGGGAAATTGGAAGAATATGGAAAAGAAATAGAATGTAAATATAGTCCTAGGTATATATTAAAAAATAATTTAAAAAAATTATATGAATTGGGTTATTTCCTAAATGCTAGTGCTGAAATGGAATTTTTTATAATGAAGAATGGAAAACCAATAGATGAAGCTGGATATTTATCTCCCCCTCCAATAGATAAATCATTAAAGATAAGAGAAGAAATATATAATGCACTTTCATTTTTTCAAATAGGAGTTGAGTATCTTCATCATGAAGTTTCAAAAGGACAATCTGAAATATGTTTAAATTATGATAATGCTCTTAATATGGCTGATAAAATTCAAACATTTAAATATGTTGCAAAAAATATTGTTGAAAATAATGGTTATGAAATAACGTTTATGCCAAAACCTTTTAAAGATATGAATGGAAATGGTATGCATATACATTTAAGCCTTTCAAATTTAAATGGAAAAAATGCTTTTTATGATGAAAAAAATACATTATCAAAAATTGCTAAGAATTTTATTGGAGGAATATTAGAACATGCAAAATCTTTAGCTGCATTAGCTGCTCCTACGATAAATTCTTATAAGAGATTAGTACCAGGATATGAAGCTCCAGTAAATATTTGTTGGGGACCACTTAATAGAAGTGTATTGATTAGAATACCATATTTCTTTAATGAAAAAAGTTCTAGAATAGAGCTTAGAATGCCAGATCCATGCTGTAATCCATATTTAATTTTTGCAGGAATAATTGCTGCTGGAATAGATGGAATAGAAAAGGAAAAGGATCCAGGAGAACCAACTTATGAAAATGTTTATGAAAAAAGTGGAATGTATGAAACATTGCCTAAAAATCTTAATGAAGCATTAAATGAATTAATTAAAGATAATGTTTTAAAAAATGCATTTGATAATGAAGTATTAAATAAATATATTGAAATTAAAAAGAAAGAATGGGATGAGTATGTAGAAATATATGGAGAATGGAATCCTTATGAAATTACTGAATGGGAAAAGAGAAAATATTTTAATTTTATATAA
- a CDS encoding Ldh family oxidoreductase translates to MECIGYISKDEAYDFCKRVFIKMGFSEENAEIVSNHLVIASLRGVDSHGITRILPYVIGLEKGIVNPKPKIKILKETESIVLIDGDNALGQIPALKATNIAIEKAIKTGIGIASVKNTGHVGMLAYYGLKISEKNLIGIICTSGPSRVVPWGGRKRLLGTNPICFSFPFKNENPIILDIATSIIASFKVKLMAERGEKIPIGMILDKNGNPTTNPKDYINGGALLPFGEYKGYGLAIAVEILSSLLSGAPHTIYIADSPAAQGGLFIEAINIEAFRPYKEYIKDLEEIVNLIKSCPLLNGFNEILLPGELEYRTYKKRVKEGIPIFEDTWNEFKIVSEKLKIDLPKLQ, encoded by the coding sequence ATGGAATGTATTGGATATATATCAAAAGATGAGGCATATGATTTTTGTAAAAGAGTTTTTATAAAAATGGGCTTTTCTGAAGAAAATGCAGAAATAGTTTCTAATCATTTAGTTATTGCAAGCTTAAGAGGCGTTGATTCTCATGGAATAACTCGTATCCTCCCATATGTTATTGGATTAGAAAAGGGAATCGTTAATCCAAAACCAAAAATAAAAATTTTAAAAGAAACAGAATCGATAGTATTAATAGATGGAGATAATGCTCTTGGACAAATACCTGCACTTAAAGCAACAAATATTGCTATTGAAAAAGCTATAAAAACAGGGATTGGGATTGCAAGTGTAAAAAATACAGGTCATGTTGGAATGCTTGCTTATTATGGATTAAAAATTTCTGAAAAAAATCTTATAGGAATTATCTGTACGAGTGGTCCTTCAAGAGTAGTACCATGGGGTGGAAGGAAAAGGTTACTTGGTACTAATCCAATATGCTTTTCTTTTCCATTTAAAAATGAAAATCCAATAATTTTAGATATAGCAACAAGCATTATTGCAAGTTTTAAAGTCAAATTAATGGCTGAGAGAGGAGAAAAAATTCCAATTGGTATGATTTTAGATAAAAATGGAAATCCAACAACTAATCCTAAGGATTATATTAATGGAGGAGCTCTTTTACCATTCGGAGAGTATAAAGGTTATGGTCTTGCTATTGCTGTTGAAATTCTTTCATCACTTCTTTCAGGTGCTCCACATACTATATACATAGCAGATTCTCCAGCAGCTCAAGGAGGATTATTCATTGAAGCTATTAATATTGAAGCTTTTAGGCCATATAAAGAATACATTAAAGATTTAGAAGAAATTGTTAATTTAATAAAATCTTGTCCTTTATTAAATGGTTTTAATGAAATTTTATTACCAGGAGAATTAGAATATAGGACTTATAAAAAGAGGGTTAAAGAGGGAATACCTATATTTGAAGATACATGGAATGAATTTAAAATAGTTTCAGAAAAATTAAAAATCGATTTACCAAAATTACAATGA
- a CDS encoding nitroreductase family protein: MDVIKLRRSIRKYKPDPVSDEDIEYILNAARLAPSWKNLQCWRYVVVKNEEIRKKIAESRPQSKDWIMEAPVIIVACADPSKSGYYDGKEYYLVDIGISFEHLILAAREKGLGTCWIGEFDEKIVKEAINAPENIRIVAFTPLGYPAIEKGEVKDRKNLEEICFYEKYGYKKDGTYMSSN, encoded by the coding sequence ATGGACGTTATTAAATTAAGGAGAAGTATTAGAAAATATAAGCCAGATCCAGTTTCTGATGAGGATATAGAATATATATTGAATGCTGCTCGTCTTGCCCCTTCATGGAAAAATTTACAATGTTGGAGATATGTAGTAGTAAAAAATGAAGAAATAAGAAAGAAAATTGCTGAATCTAGACCACAATCTAAAGATTGGATTATGGAAGCACCAGTAATAATAGTAGCTTGCGCAGATCCAAGTAAATCAGGATATTATGATGGTAAAGAATATTATCTTGTAGATATTGGAATATCTTTTGAACATTTAATACTTGCTGCAAGAGAAAAAGGACTTGGAACATGCTGGATAGGAGAATTTGATGAAAAAATTGTTAAAGAAGCTATAAATGCTCCTGAAAATATTAGAATAGTAGCGTTTACTCCATTAGGTTATCCAGCTATAGAAAAGGGAGAAGTTAAAGATAGAAAAAATCTTGAAGAAATTTGCTTTTATGAAAAGTATGGATATAAAAAAGATGGTACATATATGTCTAGCAATTAA
- a CDS encoding cyclophilin-like fold protein gives MQARIPIKIIVEKIGEFNGEFIRFYAPITIEYLLRNMPLEGFAGIMEHCIFFETKISIGAEKIINKVIPGDICYWPPRNAICLFFKEATPPVQSVKIGKFFNNIKNLVNTKQGSRIRIIKF, from the coding sequence ATGCAAGCAAGGATTCCAATTAAAATAATTGTAGAAAAAATAGGAGAATTTAATGGAGAATTTATAAGATTCTATGCACCAATAACAATAGAATATTTATTAAGGAATATGCCCCTTGAAGGATTTGCTGGAATAATGGAACATTGTATATTTTTTGAAACGAAAATTTCAATAGGAGCTGAAAAAATTATTAATAAAGTTATTCCAGGAGATATATGTTATTGGCCACCCCGAAATGCTATATGTTTATTTTTTAAAGAAGCAACTCCTCCTGTTCAATCAGTTAAAATTGGCAAATTCTTTAATAATATTAAAAATTTAGTAAATACTAAGCAAGGCTCAAGAATTAGAATTATAAAATTTTAA
- a CDS encoding class I SAM-dependent methyltransferase family protein, with the protein MKKNLKNILSKELPFIKKEELPSKVKFIGNIALIRCSEKLDPYLKEIGEIIMKLYPSTKSVLKIDKIEGIYRIPKIKLIAGSNNTETIHKEYGCKYKLDVSKLMFCLGNSFERVRTAIQVREWETIIDMFGGIGQFSIPAAKISRPKKIYAIEINPLAYHYLKENIKLNGTYNIEAILGDSREVILNKLKRVADRVFMGYFPETIKFFEYSLEAISERGGIIHFHDLIEKENGLEKIIKEIFNIANLKNYYIDIIDSHIVKSYSKYLVHMAIQIFAIPKGK; encoded by the coding sequence ATGAAAAAAAATTTAAAAAATATACTTTCTAAAGAATTACCATTCATAAAAAAAGAAGAATTACCAAGCAAAGTTAAATTTATAGGAAACATAGCTTTAATTCGTTGTTCAGAAAAACTTGATCCATATTTAAAAGAAATTGGAGAAATTATAATGAAACTATATCCATCTACTAAATCTGTATTAAAAATTGATAAAATTGAGGGTATTTATAGAATTCCAAAAATTAAATTAATAGCTGGAAGTAATAATACAGAAACAATTCATAAAGAATATGGATGTAAATATAAACTAGATGTTTCAAAATTAATGTTTTGTTTAGGAAATAGTTTTGAAAGAGTAAGAACAGCGATCCAAGTTAGAGAATGGGAAACAATAATAGATATGTTTGGAGGAATTGGACAATTTTCCATACCAGCTGCAAAAATTTCAAGACCTAAAAAAATATATGCTATAGAAATAAATCCTTTAGCATATCATTATTTAAAAGAAAATATTAAACTTAATGGAACCTATAATATTGAAGCAATTTTAGGGGATTCAAGAGAAGTTATACTAAATAAATTAAAAAGAGTAGCTGATAGAGTTTTTATGGGTTATTTTCCTGAAACAATAAAATTTTTTGAATATAGTTTAGAAGCTATATCAGAAAGAGGTGGAATAATACATTTTCATGATCTTATTGAGAAAGAGAATGGTTTGGAAAAAATTATTAAAGAAATTTTTAATATTGCAAATTTAAAAAATTATTATATAGATATAATAGATTCGCATATTGTGAAATCCTACTCTAAATACTTAGTACATATGGCTATTCAAATTTTTGCTATTCCTAAAGGAAAATAA
- a CDS encoding RNase P subunit p30 family protein: MNRKFVDFSIKPKNIFEAEKMIEKAAFLNYKYIGIVLNKEINKENFSKIKEYSLKNGIDAFTKIELEAYNKKEILNFLRKNRRKFEIISIICRTKEAALLASRDGRVDTYIISLKEDLIIDKGVASISKNIIEIQAKEIINYKENLFKIIKNLMKILEISKNYNIPLIFSSGAENIYEQRSPIVLKSFLTSFDYPEEEALKSISDIPLNKLMENRLKLSNEIIMPGVRIVKNKK; this comes from the coding sequence ATGAATAGAAAATTTGTAGATTTTAGTATAAAGCCTAAGAATATTTTTGAAGCAGAAAAAATGATCGAAAAAGCTGCTTTTTTAAATTATAAATATATTGGAATAGTTTTAAATAAAGAAATTAATAAAGAAAATTTTTCAAAAATTAAAGAATATTCTTTAAAAAATGGAATAGATGCTTTTACTAAAATTGAGTTAGAAGCATATAATAAAAAAGAAATATTAAATTTTTTAAGAAAGAATAGAAGGAAATTTGAGATAATATCAATCATATGTAGAACTAAAGAGGCAGCATTATTAGCTTCAAGAGATGGAAGAGTAGATACGTATATTATATCTCTTAAAGAAGATTTAATAATCGATAAGGGAGTGGCATCTATATCAAAAAATATTATAGAAATTCAAGCTAAAGAGATTATTAATTATAAAGAAAATTTATTTAAAATAATTAAAAATTTAATGAAAATACTAGAAATATCAAAAAATTATAATATACCATTAATATTTTCTAGTGGTGCAGAAAATATTTATGAACAAAGAAGCCCAATTGTTCTAAAAAGTTTTTTAACATCATTTGATTATCCAGAAGAAGAAGCTTTAAAATCTATTTCAGATATTCCATTAAATAAATTAATGGAAAATAGATTAAAACTTTCAAATGAAATAATTATGCCAGGTGTAAGAATAGTTAAAAATAAAAAATAG
- a CDS encoding RNA-binding domain-containing protein: MSSDIIKKIKIQSLCYATEDKEKVLEAINNIISPYSINSLKISTDILNGHYGDKIILIKIESKNEKQANEIFENIFKKMSKEDMKNFYESNLNSLLEKEEKAYIRFDKQKAYENILKICDGDPIRIEVFFKKGELYKFLQKIIMDEKNE; encoded by the coding sequence TTGAGTAGTGATATAATAAAAAAAATTAAAATACAAAGCTTATGTTATGCAACTGAAGATAAAGAAAAGGTATTAGAAGCTATTAATAATATTATTTCACCATATTCCATTAATTCATTAAAAATTTCAACAGATATTTTAAATGGACATTATGGAGATAAAATAATACTTATTAAAATTGAAAGTAAAAATGAGAAACAAGCAAATGAAATTTTTGAAAATATTTTTAAAAAAATGAGTAAAGAAGATATGAAAAATTTTTATGAATCCAATCTTAATTCACTTCTTGAAAAAGAAGAAAAAGCTTACATAAGATTTGATAAACAAAAAGCTTATGAAAATATTTTAAAAATATGTGATGGAGACCCTATTAGAATCGAAGTATTTTTTAAAAAGGGAGAATTATATAAATTTCTTCAAAAAATAATTATGGATGAAAAAAATGAATAG